The following proteins are co-located in the Vigna angularis cultivar LongXiaoDou No.4 chromosome 2, ASM1680809v1, whole genome shotgun sequence genome:
- the LOC108323048 gene encoding glycine-rich RNA-binding protein blt801 isoform X3 produces MAFLNKIGNLLKNSAVKHMNQDFSMSSPSLFQAIRSMSSAKLFVGGISYSTDDMSLREAFARYGEVLDAKVIMDRETGRSRGFAFITFATSEDASSAIQALDGQDLHGRRIRVNYATERARPGFGGGGGGYGGGGGYGGGGGYGGGGGGYGGGGYGDSRGGSYGGDSYGGNNSRGGSYGGGGGFGVTGSYGGGNAETSNYQFGGNSGGDLGSASGEFGSSQNEGTGAADNYEFNDPLEDNVRGNSDEPDDYAQTRR; encoded by the exons ATGgcattcttaaataaaattggaaatcTACTCAAGAATTCTGCTGTCAAGCACATGAATCAAGATTTTTCTATGTCTAGCCCCTCACTTTTCCAAGCAATTAGATCAATGTCATCTGCAAAGCTTTTTGTCGGAG GTATTTCTTACAGCACTGATGATATGAGCCTGCGGGAGGCATTTGCTCGCTATGGAGAAGTTCTTGATG CCAAGGTTATTATGGATCGTGAAACTGGTAggtcaagaggttttgccttcATAACCTTTGCAACAAGTGAGGATGCATCTTCTGCAATTCAGGCCTTGGATGGTCAG GATCTTCATGGTCGGAGAATTCGGGTGAATTATGCTACAGAAAGGGCACGTCCAGGGTTcggtggtggtggaggtggCTATGGTGGAGGTGGTGGgtatggtggtggtggtggttatggtggtggtggtggtggctaTGGTGGAGGTGGATATGGCGACAGCAGGGGTGGAAGTTATGGCGGTGATAGTTATGGAGGAAACAACAGCAGGGGtggaagctatggaggtggtggtggtttTGGTGTTACAGGAAGCTATGGCGGTGGCAATGCTGAAACTAGTAATTACCAATTTGGTGGAAATTCTGGTGGAGATCTTGGCTCAGCTAGTGGTGAATTCGGAAGCAGCCAAAATGAAGGAACAGGTGCAGCAGACAATTATGAATTCAATGATCCACTTGAAGACAATGTGAGGGGGAACAGTGATGAACCTGATGACTATGCTCAGACCCGCAG ATAG
- the LOC108323048 gene encoding glycine-rich RNA-binding protein blt801 isoform X1: MAFLNKIGNLLKNSAVKHMNQDFSMSSPSLFQAIRSMSSAKLFVGGISYSTDDMSLREAFARYGEVLDAKVIMDRETGRSRGFAFITFATSEDASSAIQALDGQDLHGRRIRVNYATERARPGFGGGGGGYGGGGGYGGGGGYGGGGGGYGGGGYGDSRGGSYGGDSYGGNNSRGGSYGGGGGFGVTGSYGGGNAETSNYQFGGNSGGDLGSASGEFGSSQNEGTGAADNYEFNDPLEDNVRGNSDEPDDYAQTRRTRGGHDRQKARHIFCSNFTNEGKSHNNILD; this comes from the exons ATGgcattcttaaataaaattggaaatcTACTCAAGAATTCTGCTGTCAAGCACATGAATCAAGATTTTTCTATGTCTAGCCCCTCACTTTTCCAAGCAATTAGATCAATGTCATCTGCAAAGCTTTTTGTCGGAG GTATTTCTTACAGCACTGATGATATGAGCCTGCGGGAGGCATTTGCTCGCTATGGAGAAGTTCTTGATG CCAAGGTTATTATGGATCGTGAAACTGGTAggtcaagaggttttgccttcATAACCTTTGCAACAAGTGAGGATGCATCTTCTGCAATTCAGGCCTTGGATGGTCAG GATCTTCATGGTCGGAGAATTCGGGTGAATTATGCTACAGAAAGGGCACGTCCAGGGTTcggtggtggtggaggtggCTATGGTGGAGGTGGTGGgtatggtggtggtggtggttatggtggtggtggtggtggctaTGGTGGAGGTGGATATGGCGACAGCAGGGGTGGAAGTTATGGCGGTGATAGTTATGGAGGAAACAACAGCAGGGGtggaagctatggaggtggtggtggtttTGGTGTTACAGGAAGCTATGGCGGTGGCAATGCTGAAACTAGTAATTACCAATTTGGTGGAAATTCTGGTGGAGATCTTGGCTCAGCTAGTGGTGAATTCGGAAGCAGCCAAAATGAAGGAACAGGTGCAGCAGACAATTATGAATTCAATGATCCACTTGAAGACAATGTGAGGGGGAACAGTGATGAACCTGATGACTATGCTCAGACCCGCAG GACTAGAGGAGGGCATGATCGCCAAAAAGCACGCCACATCTTTTGCAGCAATTTTACCAATGAAGGAAAAAGTCACAATAACATCTTGGATTAG
- the LOC108323048 gene encoding glycine-rich RNA-binding protein blt801 isoform X2: MAFLNKIGNLLKNSAVKHMNQDFSMSSPSLFQAIRSMSSAKLFVGGISYSTDDMSLREAFARYGEVLDAKVIMDRETGRSRGFAFITFATSEDASSAIQALDGQDLHGRRIRVNYATERARPGFGGGGGGYGGGGGYGGGGGYGGGGGGYGGGGYGDSRGGSYGGDSYGGNNSRGGSYGGGGGFGVTGSYGGGNAETSNYQFGGNSGGDLGSASGEFGSSQNEGTGAADNYEFNDPLEDNVRGNSDEPDDYAQTRRS, translated from the exons ATGgcattcttaaataaaattggaaatcTACTCAAGAATTCTGCTGTCAAGCACATGAATCAAGATTTTTCTATGTCTAGCCCCTCACTTTTCCAAGCAATTAGATCAATGTCATCTGCAAAGCTTTTTGTCGGAG GTATTTCTTACAGCACTGATGATATGAGCCTGCGGGAGGCATTTGCTCGCTATGGAGAAGTTCTTGATG CCAAGGTTATTATGGATCGTGAAACTGGTAggtcaagaggttttgccttcATAACCTTTGCAACAAGTGAGGATGCATCTTCTGCAATTCAGGCCTTGGATGGTCAG GATCTTCATGGTCGGAGAATTCGGGTGAATTATGCTACAGAAAGGGCACGTCCAGGGTTcggtggtggtggaggtggCTATGGTGGAGGTGGTGGgtatggtggtggtggtggttatggtggtggtggtggtggctaTGGTGGAGGTGGATATGGCGACAGCAGGGGTGGAAGTTATGGCGGTGATAGTTATGGAGGAAACAACAGCAGGGGtggaagctatggaggtggtggtggtttTGGTGTTACAGGAAGCTATGGCGGTGGCAATGCTGAAACTAGTAATTACCAATTTGGTGGAAATTCTGGTGGAGATCTTGGCTCAGCTAGTGGTGAATTCGGAAGCAGCCAAAATGAAGGAACAGGTGCAGCAGACAATTATGAATTCAATGATCCACTTGAAGACAATGTGAGGGGGAACAGTGATGAACCTGATGACTATGCTCAGACCCGCAG gAGTTGA